Proteins encoded within one genomic window of Actinomycetes bacterium:
- a CDS encoding DNA polymerase III subunit delta': MSVWDVLVGQQRAVERLQAAAHDAREALAGRPSPAMTHAWLLTGPPGSGRSNAALAFAAALECEADVPGCGTCHACRTVLERAHGDVRVVESETLSLGVGDVRRLVHVAQERPANGRWTVLLLEQADRLTDEAANALLKTLEEPPPRTVWLLCAPTSEDVLPTVRSRCRPIALAAPSVRAIATLLESEGVDPSMAAFCARASLGHVGRARGLARDEASRLRRADVLRVPLQVDSVGGCIVAAANLVEVAQADAEVAHAGREEQERADLEFVVGDPRDAKGRSRGAVGAFKGLAEDQKRRRTRTVRDSLDRAFIDLVSFYRDVLAVQLGTDVDLVNADAAPEIERIAHVSTPEATLRRIDAVLAARTAIDGNVAPLLAVEAMTLALRAG, encoded by the coding sequence GTGAGCGTGTGGGACGTCCTGGTCGGGCAGCAGCGCGCGGTGGAGCGACTCCAGGCGGCCGCCCACGACGCCCGTGAGGCCCTCGCCGGTCGCCCCTCGCCGGCGATGACCCATGCCTGGCTGCTGACCGGGCCGCCGGGGTCGGGGCGCAGCAACGCGGCGCTGGCCTTCGCGGCGGCGTTGGAGTGCGAGGCCGACGTACCCGGCTGCGGCACCTGCCACGCCTGCCGCACCGTCCTCGAGCGGGCCCACGGCGACGTGCGGGTGGTCGAGTCCGAGACGCTGTCGCTGGGGGTCGGTGACGTACGCCGGCTCGTGCACGTCGCCCAGGAGCGGCCGGCGAACGGGCGCTGGACCGTGCTGCTGCTCGAGCAGGCGGACCGGCTCACCGACGAGGCGGCGAACGCGCTGCTCAAGACCCTCGAGGAGCCGCCACCGCGCACGGTCTGGCTCCTCTGCGCCCCCACGTCGGAGGACGTCCTGCCCACCGTGCGCTCCCGGTGCCGCCCGATCGCCCTCGCCGCGCCGAGCGTGCGCGCGATCGCGACGCTGCTGGAGTCCGAGGGCGTGGACCCCTCGATGGCCGCGTTCTGCGCGCGGGCGAGCCTGGGCCATGTCGGGCGCGCCCGTGGGCTCGCTCGGGACGAGGCGTCGCGGCTGCGCCGAGCGGACGTGCTGCGTGTGCCGTTGCAGGTGGACAGCGTCGGCGGCTGCATCGTCGCCGCGGCGAACCTGGTGGAGGTCGCCCAGGCCGACGCCGAGGTGGCGCACGCCGGGCGCGAGGAGCAGGAGCGCGCGGACCTGGAGTTCGTCGTCGGTGACCCGCGCGACGCCAAGGGGCGCAGCCGCGGGGCGGTCGGGGCGTTCAAGGGCCTGGCCGAGGACCAGAAGCGGCGACGGACGAGGACGGTCCGCGACTCCCTCGACCGCGCGTTCATCGACCTGGTCTCCTTCTATCGCGACGTGCTCGCCGTCCAGCTCGGAACCGACGTCGACCTCGTGAACGCCGACGCCGCCCCGGAGATCGAACGGATCGCGCACGTCTCCACCCCGGAGGCGACGCTGCGCCGGATCGACGCCGTCCTCGCCGCCCGGACCGCGATCGACGGCAACGTGGCCCCCCTGCTCGCCGTCGAGGCGATGACGCTGGCCCTGCGCGCCGGCTGA
- a CDS encoding GNAT family N-acetyltransferase, which produces MSVELRPAEPADLAQVAAIFGHYVRTSCATFEEVVPEVTAWTTKLDEARGRGWPFLVAADVERVRGFARCAPWRPPAAYLHTAEESIYLAPGDTGRGLGTRLLTRLLEEAARAGIHQLLAVIADTGDPASMQLHERLGFARVGLLRRVGLKQGRWLDTAIYQRELAALI; this is translated from the coding sequence ATGAGCGTCGAGCTGCGTCCCGCGGAGCCGGCCGACCTCGCCCAGGTCGCGGCGATCTTCGGGCACTACGTGCGCACGAGCTGCGCGACGTTCGAGGAGGTCGTTCCCGAGGTGACGGCGTGGACGACCAAGCTCGACGAGGCCCGCGGTCGGGGCTGGCCGTTCCTGGTCGCCGCCGACGTGGAGCGGGTACGCGGCTTCGCCCGCTGCGCGCCGTGGCGCCCGCCGGCGGCGTACCTGCACACCGCCGAGGAGTCCATCTACCTGGCGCCGGGCGACACCGGACGTGGTCTCGGCACCCGGCTGCTCACCCGCCTCCTCGAGGAGGCGGCGCGCGCCGGGATCCACCAGTTGCTGGCGGTGATCGCCGACACCGGCGACCCGGCGTCGATGCAGCTGCACGAGCGGCTGGGCTTCGCCCGGGTCGGCCTGCTGCGGCGCGTGGGCCTCAAGCAGGGCAGGTGGCTGGACACCGCCATCTACCAGCGCGAGCTCGCCGCCCTCATCTGA